From a region of the Haematobia irritans isolate KBUSLIRL chromosome 4, ASM5000362v1, whole genome shotgun sequence genome:
- the Cpr78Cb gene encoding cuticular protein 78Cb, with protein sequence MSPLSNLNSLVIIYMVLLASIFAVPQTEREAQITDFRVAPADDQGVFKYAFATSNGIEIQAAGSPLESIGIYSYTSPEGVPIEVRYIADELGFHAVGRHLPRPPPIPDYILRSLEYIKTHSKQKRSKWSV encoded by the exons ATGTCGCCTCTTTCAAAC TTAAATAGTTTAGTGATAATATATATGGTCCTGCTTGCATCAATCTTTGCCGTGCCCCAAACTGAGCGGGAAGCCCAAATCACAGATTTTCGCGTAGCACCTGCTGATGATCAAGGTGTTTTCAAATATGCCTTTGCCACCAGTAATGGCATTGAAATTCAGGCTGCGGGCAGTCCTTTAGAGTCCATAGGAATCTATAGTTATACATCACCGGAAGGAGTACCCATTGAAGTTCGTTATATAGCCGATGAATTGGGTTTCCATGCTGTTGGACGTCATCTACCTCGCCCTCCACCTATCCCCGATTATATCCTGCGATCACTTGAATATATCAAAACCCATTCGAAACAGAAACGTAGCAAATGgagtgtatga